In the genome of Segnochrobactrum spirostomi, the window CTCAAGCTCCTCCCCCAGCGCGCTGTCCCTGGCCTTGGCCCGCGCGATCAGGTCCGTCAGTCGTGACATGCCGGCACCCCAAACGTCCGATAGGTCTTCACATCATGACAACCACAATTCGCATGTGTTACGCAGGAGTAATGCAATCCTCGCATGACGTAATTCATGTATGTAGGGATCTCTGTCGCGGCTGTCATTAATAGCATGTCCTGTCAGGGCGGCGACGCTTTGCCGAACGACGGGAAACTGAACTTACAGCACCGCCATTTGCCGGCCCAGATTTAACCGCACCATTGAGGAGGCGCAAGCTGCCTCACGCCTCGCCTGGCCGATCGCCGCTCCGTCGTTTTTGTAAGCACAATGCCGTCGCCTGGACCCACCGGACCTGCGATATACGCTGGACATATCTCGTCTCGTTCCGCGTTTATGCTCGAGGGTTTCAACGAACGGGGCCAACCAGCGCTTGAGAACCGATCTCCGATTCGCATCCAGCATTTCCGACGGCGGCTCGCATCTGCGACACAGGCCAGTCAGTTGCTTGGCGCGGCGTACCATTTTTAAGTACGTTTAGTGAATGACAAAGGGCTTCGAGAACCGGCGCACGAAGCAGGTTCACGATGGCGAGCTAGCTCGCGGCGTGCCGGTGGACGTGCTCAAGCGCGCAAGTCGGAAGCTCTTTCTGATCCATACAGTCACGAGACTGGAGGATCTGCGCGTACCGCCTGTGAACCATCTGGAAGCGCTTTCCGCCGATCGGCGGGCTAGCACTCCGTTCGAGTGAACGATCAATGGCGCAGGTGCTTCATCTGGAAGGACGGCAACGCCTTCGACGTCGAATTGTGCGATTATCATTGAGGAGCGGACAGATGCCTCGCAATATTCCCCTGACCCATCCGGGCATCATTCTCAAGGAAGATTTCTTCGAACCCAATGGGCTGTCGGTCTATGCGGTAGCGAAAGCTATCGGGGTGCCACGCAGCCGGATCAACGAAATCTGCCATGGGCGACAGGGCATTAATGCAAGTATCGCCCTACTTATCGGGCGCTTTTCAATGTTGACCTGCAGTGATTCATGAACATGCAGTCCTGTTACGATCTACAAATGGCTGCGGACGAGATGGCAGAGCAGATCAAAATCATAAACCCGCGCGAAGCGGTCTAAGCGAGACTCTAACAGTCACATTCGGGTTCATGAATGGTGCACAGGGAAGACCGTGGCACTGTCAAACGCCATCTGGCGGTTCGGAAGGTCCTCGGGCTGCGCGGCGCCGACGTATCGTCGCGGCGAGCTCCGGAAACGCTTCGGCGAAGGGGCGCCCAGTCGCGAGCTCCTCGTCCGTCAGCTCCGGGCTGTCGACGTCGTCCCAATCCTCTTTGGTGTAGCCCCGCCCAGGCTGGAACGCGCTCAAGGTCTTGCCTCTCCGTGCCATGGCGCGCCTCCGACGATGAACGCGATCAGGGATGCGGAGGTGAGCCGTTTGAAAATCCGGAGGATCAAGCTGAAAATCAGGCTGTTTGGTTGGCGCCTTACCCTAACGATCAGCTCAGTGAAAGGGGATCGGGCTTCGGCCCGGTCCCCACCGGAAAGCGATGACGGCTCACCTCCGGGATCGAAGATAGATGGCCCGTCCGAACGCCTCAAGCGCCAACAGGAAGCGGCCTAACTGATTGTCGAAACGCGGTGGCGGCTTCCAATGCGCATGCCTGAAGGCGTCGGCCCGCAAGGTTGATTAGCCCGCGACGGGACTTCATCACCGGCAAGAGGTCCGTGATTCGCATGAGAGCACCTTCAGGCGGCTCACGGTGGCTCCGAAAGACCGCATAGCGTCGCCGTCGGCGTCCAAAGCTGCGTCCATTTCGACGTTACAATGACGCCAATAAGGTATTGATTTTATTGACGTATGAGAGATTTCAATCCTCTCTCGCAGCACCATCTTTTCCCCTCGAGATCGCTGAACGCGTTGGCAACCAGGGGGGCTGCACCCATTCTGCTGTGACAAAGTGCGTAACGAAGCGGGGCCATCTGATGGCGGGAGCGCTGCGACATCTCCTCAATCGAAACGGTCGCTTCTTCGCGCGGCTGACGATCCCGAAGTCCCTCCGCCCTCACCTCCAGAACCGCACGGAACTGCGCATCCCGCTCGGCCCCGATCGCCGAGAGGCAGTGCGACTTCTCGCCGGCGCCGTAGCGCAAATGCAAGAGAAGCTCGCCGCCGCGCGTCGCGATGCCGGCGAGGAGATGGCTCCGAGCGTTCCGACGCCCAAAAGGCGCGTGTCCAAACCGAGGGCGATCTATCAGCTCTATCAGGACCTTCTCTTTTCGGATGATTTCCTGCGGGATAGGGAGCCGGACTACGCGGAGCTCGTGCGCAAGGCCCACCATACGAACCGCCTCGAAGGCATCGAGCCTGATCCTGACATAGATCATATTTTCGAGGCGTTCGTTCGCGGCGAAATCGAAGCAACTGACCTCGTGCCCTATATCAAGGCCGCACAGGCATCCCGCTAGGGGTGTCTGGCTACACGCTCGACGACCGCGAAACTCTCAAGAACAAGCTCGGCGCCGCCTCGCATGACGAGCTGGAGCGCCTTCAGGCGCCCCTCGTTCCGGCCCGCGACATCCGAGATCCTCGCCAATCTGGTGATCTGACCCCAAAGGCGCGCCCCCTCGACATGGTCGGGCGGGCAGCGCGCGGGCATCGTCAAAAGGCCGACCAGCCTGATCGCCGGTCGGCATCGTGTCGGGAATCAGTCGTCGCCTCCGCCGTCGGCACCGCCGTCGTCCCCTGAGCCGCCGTCGTCCCCTGAGCCGCCATCGTCCGAAGAACTGTCATCGGATACACTGTCGTCTGAACTGTCCTCGGACGTTGCCGACTCATCGCCTGCATCGCTGTCATCGGATACACTGTCGTCCGAACTGTCCTCGGACGTTGCCGACTCATCGCCTGCATCGCTGTCATCGGATGCACTCTCGTCTGAACTGTCCTCGGACGTTGCCGACTCATCGCTCGACGTTTCGTCCGACGCCGATTCCTCGCTCGATGTTTCCTCGTGCGAAACGGATTCCTCCACAGCCGATTCCTCGCTCGTATAGGCGCTCTCGATCTCGGCGGTCTCTTCCGAGACATATTCGGAGTAGGAGAACGAGCTTTCTTCGGTCGTCGTCGCTTCCCAGGTCGAGACTTCGGAGACCGAATAGGTCTCATTGTAGCTTTCGAGCGTGATGACCGCCGCCACCGCGACGACGGCGCCAGCACGGTCGATATCGAAATTGTAGTTCGAATTGCCGGTCTTCAGACCGCGGCGCACCGCGATATCGACATCGATGGGCTTCTTCACCTTGTGCCCGCCGATCTCGACCAGAACATCGCCCGGCTTGATTCCCTGCCTGTCCGCCGCGCCGCCTGGCTTCACGGAAACGACGAGCAGGCCGTGGGCGGACTTGTCGAGCTTGAAAACCTTCGCGACCTTCGCATTGATCGGCATGAGGAGAGCGCCCAGAGCCCGCGAAATCGCCGGCTTCGGCAGACCGTGCGCCGCTTGCGAAGCGGCAAAGGCGGCATGTGGCCCGGCAACGGGCAGCACGGCATGCGTGATCGACAGCGCAATGGCGCTGGCGGTAATAATCAGTTTCTTCTTCATACGACAGCTCCATCCCCAAAGTGGATGCCGAACCTTACGCGTCGCCGCGTACGACACAAGGGACAATGTAAGCTTCCGGCGAGGACTGCGGCCGCCTCGGATCATCTGCGTGGCGGACTGTGGCTTTTCTCGAAGTCGGCCTTGCCGAGAGCGCGGCGTCTGGCGAGCTTTTTCATCCGGGGCTGCATTTCGTCTTCATCAGCATGTGCAGGATCGAACGGACGGCCGTGCCAGCGTTAGAGTTCGCGATGCTGCTCGTGCTTGGGATCGGCGATGGCGTCGAGGAACAGTTCGAAGCCGGGGATGCCGCCCACATCTTCGGGCGGGGCGCGACCGGCACCGTCGATGGTGTGGGGATACGCGACAGCGGGATCGGCGTCGGCGATTGCCTCGATGGTGATCGTGTGCCGCCAGTCGTCACCGAAGTCGTAGGTGTAGGCCAGTTGCGTGATGCCGCGATCGACCAGCGTTCCGAGCCGCATCGTCTTCGCCGAGTAGGTTCTGTCGCGCAGGCTGTGCCATTCGGGATCGGGAATGGCGTAGCGCTTTCCGTCGGCGCGGAACTCGAACAGGTGATAGTCGTCGAACGTCATTGCCGCCTGGATGACGTCATGCAAGGCATTGAGCGTTGCTGTCAGCGGCACCTCGGCGCGCCGCCAGATGACGGGCTGCCAGTCATCGAGCTGGATCGTGATCGGGCGATGCGATCGGCGTAGCTCTGCCGCAAGTCTTGCAGATTGCACCTTCCAGTTCCACGGGACGAGATCGGCCAGCCTGCTTTGCGGCGTGTCGGCGATGCGAGCGGGCACGTCTGCGAGCCAGGCCTGCGGGTCGACGTCGTTGGGCTTTGCGGTGCCGAGCAGACTATCGCAAGATCCAGAGCGAGGGATTCGACGGGTTCTTCGGGCTCTGCCTTCGCAGTCGCCCGAAGAACTTCGATTTCTCTCTAAGCTCCGGCCAGTTCGGCGAGAACGGCAGCGCTCGGGACATACGGGGAGGCCTCACGCCTGATGCCGGACAATCCCGTTCATCATCCCCATCTCGACCTTGGTCTTGTGGATCTCGTGCGGGTCGATCGCGAGGATGTTCTGGCTGAGGACGATGAGATCGGCGCGCTTGCCGACTTCGATCGAGCCCACGTCCTTGTCCATCCGCAATTGATAGGCGGCGCCCATGGTGTTGGCGTGGATCGCCTCCTCCACTGTCAGGCGCTCATTCGCCGGGCTCAGGACCGGTGCGTCCTTCAGGCCGACGAGTTGGCGGGTGACGCCGACCTGAATCGACTTCAACGGCTCATAAGTGGAGAAATAGCCCGCCGCCGGCCAGTCGGTGCCGAAGGAGACGCGGCCGCCCTGATTGAGGATCGTCTTGGTGCGGTACATGTTGCTGGCGCGGGGCTCGCCATAGCGCGCCATCATGTTCTCCAGCGTATCCGGGTCAGCGGACGACCAATAAGCAGAGAACTGGGCGGTTACGTTCAGCTTGGCGAAGCGGGGGTTGTCGCTATCGTCGACATAGACCAGATGCGCGATGGCGTTCCGGCGATCGCGCGGCGGGTTCGCCGCGATGGCTTTTTCTATGCCATCCAGCGCGACGCGGGCCGTCCGCTCACCGCAGGCGTGGATATGCAGATCGAATCCGGCTGCGTCCACCATGGCGATCAACTGGTGCCACTGCGCCTCGGTAAAGGGGGAGCCACCGGTGGAGTTCGGCATGTCGGCATAGGGTTCGAGCAGCCACGCCGTATAGCCACCCTGCGACCCGTCGCCGACGATCTTGACGATATCGACATGCACGAGCTCGGTGGCGATGCGCTTGTTGAGCGCGGTCATCTCCGCAACGACGTTGTCGATTGGCAGCGATTTCACGGAATAGGAGGCGGATACGCGGAACGGCAGCTTGCCCCGCTTCTCGGCATCGACATAGAGCTCGATGATCGCGCCCTGGTCGCTGCCGACCGGGGGAACGCCGGCATCGAAGACGGTCGTGATGCCTGCAGCGGCGGCCTTCGGGAGCCAGGCCTCCAGCAGCCGGCCCATGGCCTGGGCGGAGATCGGCTCGACTGCATTGACGAGACTCAGCACCGCGTTCGTTTCCAGCACGTAGCCGGTCGGATCGCCCTTCTGATCGCGCGCGTAATAGCTGAAGCGCGGAATGGGATCGGGCGTGTCGCGGCTGACACCCTCCATCTCCAGCGCCTTGGAGTTCGCCCATAGGCTGTGGCCGTCAATGGCGAAGAAGAAGGCCGGCCGGTCCGGAAGGATTGCATCGAGCTCGGCCCGGTTCGGCCCCTCCGGCGGGAACATGTCGACGCGCCAGCCGAAGCCCCGGATCGGGCCGGTCGGGTTATCCTGGGCATATTGCTTTATTGCCGCCAGCACCTCGGCGAGATTGGCGAGCTGGAGATCGAGGCCCGACGTCATAAAGGCGCCCAGGAAGGGGTGGGTGTGGCCCTCGACGAAGCCAGGCATCAGCAGCCGCCCCTTAAGGTCGACGAACTGCGTCTTCGGGCCGGCCATCGCCCTGGCGGCGGCCTCATCACCGACATGGATGATGGTATTGCCGCGCACCGCGACCGCGTCCGCCCATGGCGCGGGACCGCCCACGGTGTAGACGGGACCGTTATGGAATACGAAATCCGCAGGGCCGTCAGGGACCGCCGTGGCCTCCTCGGCGCGCGCATCCGTTGCAATGAAGCCGGGCGCCAGAGCCGCCGCAGCCGTCATTGCCGCACCTGCCCGCAGCACCGAACGCCGGCTCACGGCCCGGCTTCGACCAAAGGCCTCGAAAAAGGGCGCCCAGTCACATGCAGTACACATCTTCGCCTCCCCCCGACATGCATGCAGCGCACGCACGAAACCATCCCGCCCGCCGCCGCGGATCGGCATTGCCGCACCGACAAGGGACCCAACCCTCGCGGATTATGCCCATCGCAGGCAGATCCATTGACCGCGGAAACCCAGCAAAGCCCTGATTCAACAATAGACGTCAAATTGAGAAAGCGACTTTCATATATCGCCCCTCACTTTCATCTTCTCTTGGCTCTTGAGCGCATAAGCCGGTCCGGCTGAACCC includes:
- a CDS encoding antitoxin VbhA family protein, whose amino-acid sequence is MAGALRHLLNRNGRFFARLTIPKSLRPHLQNRTELRIPLGPDRREAVRLLAGAVAQMQEKLAAARRDAGEEMAPSVPTPKRRVSKPRAIYQLYQDLLFSDDFLRDREPDYAELVRKAHHTNRLEGIEPDPDIDHIFEAFVRGEIEATDLVPYIKAAQASR
- a CDS encoding PDZ domain-containing protein, whose amino-acid sequence is MKKKLIITASAIALSITHAVLPVAGPHAAFAASQAAHGLPKPAISRALGALLMPINAKVAKVFKLDKSAHGLLVVSVKPGGAADRQGIKPGDVLVEIGGHKVKKPIDVDIAVRRGLKTGNSNYNFDIDRAGAVVAVAAVITLESYNETYSVSEVSTWEATTTEESSFSYSEYVSEETAEIESAYTSEESAVEESVSHEETSSEESASDETSSDESATSEDSSDESASDDSDAGDESATSEDSSDDSVSDDSDAGDESATSEDSSDDSVSDDSSSDDGGSGDDGGSGDDGGADGGGDD
- a CDS encoding HigA family addiction module antitoxin encodes the protein MPRNIPLTHPGIILKEDFFEPNGLSVYAVAKAIGVPRSRINEICHGRQGINASIALLIGRFSMLTCSDS
- a CDS encoding amidohydrolase — translated: MSRRSVLRAGAAMTAAAALAPGFIATDARAEEATAVPDGPADFVFHNGPVYTVGGPAPWADAVAVRGNTIIHVGDEAAARAMAGPKTQFVDLKGRLLMPGFVEGHTHPFLGAFMTSGLDLQLANLAEVLAAIKQYAQDNPTGPIRGFGWRVDMFPPEGPNRAELDAILPDRPAFFFAIDGHSLWANSKALEMEGVSRDTPDPIPRFSYYARDQKGDPTGYVLETNAVLSLVNAVEPISAQAMGRLLEAWLPKAAAAGITTVFDAGVPPVGSDQGAIIELYVDAEKRGKLPFRVSASYSVKSLPIDNVVAEMTALNKRIATELVHVDIVKIVGDGSQGGYTAWLLEPYADMPNSTGGSPFTEAQWHQLIAMVDAAGFDLHIHACGERTARVALDGIEKAIAANPPRDRRNAIAHLVYVDDSDNPRFAKLNVTAQFSAYWSSADPDTLENMMARYGEPRASNMYRTKTILNQGGRVSFGTDWPAAGYFSTYEPLKSIQVGVTRQLVGLKDAPVLSPANERLTVEEAIHANTMGAAYQLRMDKDVGSIEVGKRADLIVLSQNILAIDPHEIHKTKVEMGMMNGIVRHQA
- a CDS encoding plasmid pRiA4b ORF-3 family protein encodes the protein MQSARLAAELRRSHRPITIQLDDWQPVIWRRAEVPLTATLNALHDVIQAAMTFDDYHLFEFRADGKRYAIPDPEWHSLRDRTYSAKTMRLGTLVDRGITQLAYTYDFGDDWRHTITIEAIADADPAVAYPHTIDGAGRAPPEDVGGIPGFELFLDAIADPKHEQHREL